In the genome of Candidatus Cloacimonadota bacterium, the window TAGATTTATCATTTATAACCTCGCAAACATTTCATTTTATTCAATAAATTTCAAATAAATATTACTCCGGATATGTCAAATTATTTGTGAAAGAAAAAGGACAGAATAATTTCTGTCCTTTTTTAGTTCAACTTATTCTTCCTGACTGGACTTCATTGAGCAGCAGTTGAAATTCCTGTTATAATCGCCTCAATTCCAATTTCACTACGCTCTTCAAGACTCAAGTTCCTTAATTCACCGCCGTCACATAATAAAACTTCTTCATATCCGCAGATTCGCTCCAGCTTGTATCAGTTCCATCGTATTCTAAAGCATTAAAATCTCCGTAAGGATCTGTATCGGAATAAACTTTGTAGGAAGTTGCCAGCGGCACATCATCCCAATCGAGATTCACATTTCCTGAAACAATAGTTATTGTAACAACCGGAGAATCTAAAAAGATTGGATATTCCGTATCGTGAGCAGCATTTGTCCAGGGCGTATAATCGACCAATCCTAAACTGCCGTTGTCATTCTGGTCGTAAATGCTGTTATTGATGTACGCATAATCGACACTTCCCCAATAAATGTATTCAGCGGTGATGTCATTAGTTGTGTTGTTGTAAAACTCGTAACTCGCATTTCCGTAAATATCATTCCATTCGGAAAGATTGGTGCCGAAAATCGCCGAACTTGATCCTTCCAAATATATCCCATACCCCGAATTATTAATTACGCTACTATTGGTTAATGAGGGCGTAGAAGGATATGCCCCGCCATTAGTGCAATAAATCCCGCTTTCTGCATTATTTTGGATTGTGGTGGAAGTAATTGCCGGACTACAACTCCTATAAAGATAAACTCCGTTAGATGCCCCGTTTTCAATCGTGCAATTTGTAGGATTGAAATAACCTCCTGCCAAATCTAAAAATATACTGCCGTAATGAGTGCTTCCCCAGAGAGCACCTCCGTAACTGACATCACAATAATCGAAAACGCAGGGAGCATCCGGACCATAAACATAGATGGATTTCCAATCACCGGGTGAAGGTGATGGTTGATTGGAAGTAAAAGTGATATGATTTGCGGCATCACCGTCGGCAATCAAAGTTCCGTTCACCGTAAAAGTATAATTGCTCGCAAATTTCATCGTATTTCCGGCTTCAATAGTTAAAGTTTCTCCATCCGGAATAGTTAAATTGCCTCCGATCACATAAGGAACTCCTAAATTGTTCCAGGTGCCGGTATTAACATCATCTGCCTGCAGAAAGACGGCATTCGGATCATTTCCGCTAAATGCCATCGGAGCGGAAATATCTTTGGCATTGTCCGCCAA includes:
- a CDS encoding right-handed parallel beta-helix repeat-containing protein — protein: PVFSSCNITNNGSYGVYCVNTTGVTYAPYPSFSDCNISDNGSYPLYLYADNAKDISTPMTFTGNAYNKIYLQADDINTGTWTNFGIPYVVGGNMEIPDGETLTIEAGNTLKFAGNYIFTVNGTLLADGDAANHITFTSNQSVPTPGFWKFIHFYAPDNPCILDYCDISYAGAVHSGSSRGNILLQWCGSYVNFTNCTISHSLSNGVKVREYSNPAFTSCDITYNGTYGVYSVSSGYPPYPSFSNCNVMNNGSYPLYLLADNAKDISAPMAFSGNDPNAVFLQADDVNTGTWNNLGVPYVIGGNLTIPDGETLTIEAGNTMKFASNYTFTVNGTLIADGDAANHITFTSNQPSPSPGDWKSIYVYGPDAPCVFDYCDVSYGGALWGSTHYGSIFLDLAGGYFNPTNCTIENGASNGVYLYRSCSPAITSTTIQNNAESGIYCTNGGAYPSTPSLTNSSVINNSGYGIYLEGSSSAIFGTNLSEWNDIYGNASYEFYNNTTNDITAEYIYWGSVDYAYINNSIYDQNDNGSLGLVDYTPWTNAAHDTEYPIFLDSPVVTITIVSGNVNLDWDDVPLATSYKVYSDTDPYGDFNALEYDGTDTSWSESADMKKFYYVTAVN